The following are encoded together in the Poseidonibacter lekithochrous genome:
- a CDS encoding TonB-dependent receptor plug domain-containing protein, translating to MKKNILLSTIVCFSILNTANAQNLGEITVSTATKTEKSIDGVSASVVVITQKDIQKTGASTLDKILKKIPSINAQFARFPHPSSASKAAISLRGVGANGTLILIDGKRLSGETESPYEMTRISASMIERIEIVKGSMSTLYGSDAIGGVINIITKKIDKNISTLDMKYGANSNGDAKNKNINFTTSGKVNTFKYRVYGSYNNTTPFTKSKSYSQIATNPNSGAVIAGDAQHGVAGDFGVTYRDESTVKTIGTRFENDFSDNFTLGFDLNYFIEKRNGIYLGNAKYVNAGTPILVKQTPIDSRDENRRLDISTDMNYFINDDLSIDAKVYRSYYKKRNYTNAINFNGPTNTKFSANVTFDTFESNIKYGLNENNFITTGVEYRKETRDSSAINPVPSSSEFITKTAKYKSLFIQDEIAFSDTLNATIGARYDNISSFDNKVTFQAGLVKNLSENTSIRANYAQGYRTPDVAELFVVAPSFKDGKRFGADVIFGPKTTAYDLKPEQSQTFEISLSNRSESTSSQITIFNNKIKDKIELVSYGTGAAKYYTSENLEKVDIKGAEASLSHEVNDKLGVALNATYLKSEDESTQKELSFTPNISASFSANYDFTSKFSTNLILRYIGKQYTDSSNTTKADAYNLVDISGKYEVKKNVELYAGVDNIFDKELDTVLGSNVGVYYFTGVKVSF from the coding sequence ATGAAAAAGAATATATTGCTTTCAACAATAGTATGTTTTTCTATATTAAATACTGCGAATGCTCAAAACCTAGGTGAAATTACTGTTTCAACTGCTACAAAAACAGAAAAATCAATTGATGGAGTAAGTGCATCTGTTGTTGTTATTACTCAAAAAGATATTCAAAAAACTGGTGCTAGTACATTAGATAAGATTTTAAAAAAAATACCTTCTATTAATGCTCAATTTGCAAGGTTTCCTCATCCAAGTTCTGCTTCAAAAGCTGCAATTTCTTTACGAGGAGTTGGTGCTAATGGAACACTGATTTTAATTGATGGGAAGAGATTATCAGGGGAGACAGAAAGCCCTTATGAAATGACAAGAATATCAGCATCTATGATTGAGAGAATTGAAATTGTAAAAGGTTCAATGTCAACTCTTTATGGTTCAGATGCAATTGGTGGAGTTATTAATATCATTACAAAAAAGATTGATAAGAATATTTCAACACTTGATATGAAATATGGTGCAAATTCTAATGGGGATGCTAAAAATAAAAATATCAACTTTACTACAAGTGGAAAAGTAAATACTTTTAAATATAGAGTTTATGGCTCTTACAATAATACAACACCGTTCACAAAATCTAAATCATATTCTCAAATTGCAACTAATCCAAACTCTGGGGCAGTAATTGCAGGAGATGCTCAACATGGAGTTGCTGGAGATTTTGGAGTAACGTATAGAGATGAATCAACAGTAAAAACAATTGGAACAAGATTTGAAAATGATTTTTCTGATAACTTTACTTTAGGTTTTGATTTAAATTACTTTATTGAAAAAAGAAATGGTATTTATTTAGGTAATGCAAAATATGTAAATGCTGGTACTCCTATTTTAGTTAAACAAACACCAATTGATTCTAGAGATGAAAATAGAAGATTAGATATATCTACAGATATGAATTATTTTATTAATGATGATTTATCTATTGATGCAAAAGTTTATAGATCTTATTATAAAAAAAGAAACTATACTAATGCAATTAATTTCAATGGTCCTACAAATACTAAATTTAGTGCAAATGTTACATTTGATACTTTTGAATCAAATATTAAATATGGACTAAATGAAAATAACTTCATTACAACAGGAGTTGAGTATAGAAAAGAAACTAGAGATTCAAGTGCTATAAATCCTGTTCCTTCTTCTAGTGAATTTATTACTAAAACAGCAAAATATAAATCTTTATTTATTCAAGATGAGATTGCTTTCTCTGATACTTTAAATGCAACAATTGGTGCTAGATATGACAATATTTCTAGTTTTGATAATAAAGTTACTTTTCAAGCAGGACTTGTGAAGAACTTAAGTGAAAATACAAGTATTAGAGCAAATTATGCGCAAGGATATAGAACACCTGATGTTGCAGAATTATTTGTTGTTGCTCCAAGCTTTAAAGATGGGAAAAGATTTGGTGCTGATGTAATCTTTGGTCCTAAAACTACTGCTTATGATTTAAAACCAGAACAGTCTCAGACTTTTGAGATTTCATTATCTAATAGAAGTGAATCTACGTCATCACAAATTACAATCTTTAATAATAAGATAAAAGATAAAATTGAATTAGTATCATACGGTACTGGTGCTGCTAAATATTATACTTCTGAGAATTTAGAAAAAGTTGATATTAAAGGTGCCGAAGCTTCATTATCACATGAAGTAAATGATAAATTAGGTGTAGCTCTAAATGCTACATATTTAAAATCTGAAGATGAAAGTACACAAAAAGAGCTTTCATTTACACCAAATATTTCTGCTTCATTTAGTGCAAATTATGACTTTACATCAAAGTTTTCAACTAATTTAATACTTAGATATATTGGAAAACAATATACAGATTCTTCTAATACTACAAAAGCAGATGCTTATAATTTAGTGGATATTTCTGGAAAATATGAAGTTAAGAAAAATGTTGAACTTTATGCAGGTGTAGATAATATTTTTGATAAAGAACTAGATACTGTTTTAGGTTCAAACGTTGGAGTATATTATTTCACTGGTGTTAAAGTTAGCTTTTAA
- a CDS encoding ABC transporter permease, with product MKFIIKLLKDFPAYLFSGWGAIASILLFIACWDIGNQVYGNLVLPSPLQTFQTLFLMLQDLEVWSEIKTTIYRASIGFSISFLIGTTLGLLAGFFATASIMSRPIVTILVGMPPIAWIVLAMIWFGMNDQTVIFTVVVASFPIIFVGALQGTRTIEGDLKEMVDSFNLPFYQKFLNLYFPHIFSYVFPALISGLGMSWKIVVMAELLASNSGIGYSLSIARAQLDTPTALALVVIMIGTLMIIEYIILEPIKREVESWRD from the coding sequence ATGAAGTTCATAATTAAATTACTAAAAGACTTCCCAGCCTATTTATTTTCAGGTTGGGGAGCTATTGCTTCTATTTTACTTTTTATTGCCTGTTGGGATATAGGAAATCAAGTTTATGGAAATTTAGTTTTACCATCACCTCTACAAACTTTTCAAACTTTGTTTTTAATGCTTCAAGACCTAGAGGTTTGGAGTGAGATTAAAACTACAATATATAGAGCTTCTATAGGCTTTTCAATATCTTTTCTAATAGGAACTACCCTTGGATTATTAGCAGGCTTTTTTGCAACTGCTTCAATTATGAGTAGACCAATAGTTACTATATTAGTTGGAATGCCTCCAATTGCTTGGATTGTATTAGCAATGATTTGGTTTGGTATGAATGACCAAACAGTAATATTTACAGTTGTCGTAGCTTCCTTTCCTATAATTTTTGTAGGAGCCTTACAAGGAACTAGAACAATTGAAGGGGATTTAAAAGAGATGGTAGATTCTTTTAATTTACCTTTTTATCAGAAGTTTTTGAATCTATATTTTCCTCATATTTTCTCTTATGTTTTTCCTGCTTTAATTTCAGGACTTGGTATGTCTTGGAAGATTGTTGTAATGGCTGAGCTTTTAGCTTCAAACTCTGGAATAGGTTACTCTTTATCAATTGCAAGAGCTCAGTTAGATACGCCTACAGCTTTAGCATTAGTTGTTATTATGATTGGTACTTTGATGATTATTGAATATATAATTTTAGAACCTATAAAAAGAGAGGTTGAATCATGGCGAGATTAG
- a CDS encoding ABC transporter ATP-binding protein, with amino-acid sequence MARLEVQKVNHSFGFTEILNDINFTLEKGEVLSIVGPSGGGKTTLLHLCAKLLKLEEGKIKNSFKSSSFAFQEPRLLPWKNVLDNISLGLIAKGEKKKTALEKSKKIALQFGLEVEDFEKFPKDLSGGMRQRVSFARALVVEPELLFLDEPFSALDIGLKKELQNILIEKIENKELSILFITHDLMEAIRLSNKVLLLKADPGQIVKSFDYDISHKQRNDEFVYNECAKLLQDNTIISTFELELK; translated from the coding sequence ATGGCGAGATTAGAAGTACAAAAAGTAAATCACTCTTTTGGTTTTACTGAGATTTTAAATGATATTAACTTTACTTTAGAAAAAGGAGAGGTTTTATCAATTGTAGGTCCTAGTGGTGGTGGAAAAACCACTCTTTTACACTTATGTGCAAAACTTCTAAAACTAGAAGAAGGCAAAATAAAAAACTCTTTTAAAAGTTCTTCCTTTGCTTTTCAAGAACCAAGACTTCTTCCTTGGAAAAATGTACTAGATAATATCTCTTTGGGTTTAATTGCAAAAGGTGAGAAGAAAAAAACAGCACTTGAAAAATCAAAAAAGATTGCTTTACAATTTGGTTTGGAAGTTGAGGATTTTGAGAAGTTTCCAAAAGATTTAAGTGGTGGAATGAGACAAAGAGTCTCTTTTGCAAGAGCTTTAGTCGTTGAACCTGAGCTTTTATTTTTAGATGAGCCTTTTTCTGCTTTAGATATTGGTTTAAAAAAAGAGTTACAAAATATATTAATTGAGAAAATAGAAAATAAAGAGTTATCTATTCTATTTATTACCCATGATTTAATGGAAGCTATTAGATTAAGCAATAAAGTCTTATTACTAAAAGCAGATCCTGGACAAATAGTAAAAAGTTTTGATTATGATATTTCTCACAAACAAAGAAATGACGAGTTTGTTTATAATGAATGTGCAAAGTTATTGCAAGATAATACAATCATCTCAACATTTGAATTGGAGTTAAAATAA
- a CDS encoding NnrS family protein translates to MANAMKHYMYYPDDKNVPIYLAYGFRIIFLLLAPYIVISSILWGFVYSGMIPFFTDDILTWHIYEFLYGIGIAGILAFLLTGLPEMYPGSVPIIGNKLKMITALWLSGRVSFWFIDYLSIYIVFILNVSILLWILVWAFKPVVLDKFQKHSSIAYTICALFFVQVWFFLSQMSLVQSDSLAILKVALGLFMVLILLALRRVNMEALNEIMEDKNIDDIFLARSFRYNLAIFTVLLYTVGEFFYEGNSALAWIGFACACAIISILNDYILKYESILFEPFVIFLSLVTILMSLGYGFIAYDILDESLYAINHFRHFLTTGSFGIAFFVIMVVISTVHTGRQLTSNIYIVLGILFILASTLIRVLIPFYEEYTILAYVSSSILWALAFVLYMIKYFPYLLAKRADGIKG, encoded by the coding sequence ATGGCAAATGCAATGAAACATTATATGTATTATCCAGATGATAAAAATGTACCAATATATCTAGCTTATGGTTTTAGAATTATCTTTTTACTTCTAGCTCCTTATATTGTAATCTCTTCAATTTTATGGGGATTTGTATACTCTGGAATGATTCCTTTTTTTACTGATGATATTTTAACTTGGCATATTTATGAGTTTTTATATGGTATTGGAATTGCAGGAATATTGGCTTTTTTACTTACTGGATTACCTGAAATGTATCCAGGTTCTGTTCCTATTATTGGAAACAAACTAAAAATGATTACAGCTTTATGGTTAAGTGGAAGAGTTAGCTTCTGGTTTATTGATTATCTTAGTATTTATATAGTTTTTATTTTGAATGTATCTATTTTATTATGGATTTTAGTTTGGGCTTTTAAACCTGTGGTTTTAGATAAGTTCCAAAAACACTCTTCAATTGCTTATACTATATGTGCTCTGTTTTTTGTGCAAGTGTGGTTTTTCTTATCACAGATGTCATTAGTTCAAAGTGATTCTTTGGCTATTTTAAAAGTGGCATTAGGATTGTTTATGGTTTTAATTCTTTTAGCGTTAAGACGAGTTAATATGGAAGCTTTAAATGAAATTATGGAAGATAAAAATATTGATGATATATTTTTAGCAAGAAGTTTTAGATATAACCTAGCTATTTTTACTGTTTTATTATATACAGTAGGGGAGTTTTTTTATGAAGGAAATTCTGCTTTAGCATGGATTGGTTTTGCTTGTGCTTGTGCTATTATTTCTATACTAAATGACTATATTTTAAAATATGAATCAATACTATTTGAGCCCTTTGTGATTTTTTTATCATTGGTAACAATTTTAATGAGTTTAGGTTATGGTTTTATTGCTTATGATATTTTAGATGAGTCTTTATATGCTATAAATCATTTTAGACATTTTTTAACTACTGGTTCTTTTGGAATTGCATTTTTTGTCATAATGGTTGTAATTTCAACAGTTCATACTGGAAGACAATTAACATCAAATATTTATATAGTATTAGGAATTTTATTTATATTAGCCTCTACACTTATTAGAGTATTAATACCTTTTTATGAAGAGTATACAATTCTAGCATACGTGAGTTCTTCAATTCTTTGGGCTTTGGCATTTGTACTTTATATGATTAAATATTTTCCATATTTATTAGCTAAAAGAGCTGATGGAATAAAAGGTTAG
- a CDS encoding PepSY-associated TM helix domain-containing protein — translation MRAHTILGLFAIFLFYIATYFGTITVFLPYINTWENPSRHFVSSYEKTDLDILVPKIIKEKDLNNNIEISLPSFRDKALAINDDKSKTIYINPNTNEILNTQNETNFISNFFNEIHIGRNIPKVGIVLMGIASILMIFLSLSGVILWLSNKKKSTKKEKFYLKWHKNLSLSLLPFILIFALTGSLLGFMLSSASPIAYSASNTQETSLRQLVGPILFPRDKKIEASRKTEMLSINKLQELAQKNFVNLEINKIKLQSWNEENAKIKFSGYLKDNRYISGRINRMYIELSAVNGKVLDKKDLANANITNGILSTFYFLHFIPDETLVLRIIYFIFGIIMAVSLSFGFLIYSEKKAKKAKADEKYYSILNKLAMATMIGVIPASCLLMFLYWYLPFDMFERITWLKGSFYSFWAATLLYAVIKDNVLKVINHLLFISSIFLILTVVYHGISTGYYPWLSFKANLNEVFFVDLTLLVFALLFFVFTKTSKKIPFFYKYDGDRYENQ, via the coding sequence ATGCGCGCACATACAATTCTAGGCTTATTTGCAATTTTTCTTTTTTATATTGCAACATATTTTGGAACAATAACAGTGTTCTTACCATATATAAATACTTGGGAAAATCCATCAAGGCATTTTGTCTCTTCATATGAAAAAACAGACCTTGACATTTTAGTACCTAAAATCATAAAAGAAAAAGATTTAAATAATAATATTGAAATTTCACTACCCTCTTTTAGAGATAAAGCTCTAGCTATAAATGACGATAAATCAAAAACAATATATATAAATCCAAATACAAATGAAATACTAAATACACAAAATGAAACAAATTTTATAAGTAATTTTTTTAATGAAATACATATAGGAAGAAATATTCCAAAAGTAGGAATAGTTCTTATGGGAATTGCTTCAATTCTAATGATATTTTTATCTTTAAGTGGAGTTATTCTTTGGTTAAGCAACAAAAAGAAAAGTACAAAAAAAGAGAAGTTCTATTTAAAATGGCATAAAAACCTAAGTTTGAGTTTACTTCCATTTATTCTAATATTTGCCTTAACTGGATCACTTTTAGGATTTATGCTAAGTTCAGCCTCTCCTATTGCATATAGCGCTTCAAATACACAAGAAACAAGTCTTAGACAGTTAGTTGGACCTATTTTATTTCCAAGAGATAAAAAAATTGAAGCTTCAAGAAAAACTGAGATGTTAAGTATAAATAAACTGCAAGAACTTGCACAAAAAAACTTTGTAAATTTAGAAATAAATAAAATCAAACTACAATCATGGAATGAAGAAAATGCAAAAATAAAATTCTCTGGATATCTAAAAGATAATAGATATATCTCTGGAAGAATAAATAGAATGTATATTGAATTAAGTGCAGTAAATGGAAAAGTTTTAGATAAAAAAGATTTAGCTAATGCAAATATCACAAATGGAATATTATCCACTTTTTATTTTTTACATTTTATTCCTGATGAAACATTAGTTCTTAGAATAATCTATTTTATTTTTGGAATTATCATGGCCGTATCCCTATCTTTTGGTTTTTTAATTTATAGTGAAAAAAAAGCTAAAAAAGCCAAAGCAGATGAGAAGTATTACAGTATTTTAAACAAACTAGCAATGGCTACAATGATTGGAGTTATTCCAGCATCTTGTTTATTAATGTTTTTATATTGGTATTTACCTTTTGATATGTTTGAGAGAATCACTTGGTTAAAGGGTTCATTTTATAGTTTTTGGGCAGCCACTTTGCTTTATGCAGTAATAAAAGACAATGTATTAAAAGTAATAAATCACCTTTTATTTATCTCTTCAATATTTCTGATTTTAACAGTAGTTTATCATGGAATAAGTACAGGTTATTACCCATGGCTTAGTTTCAAAGCAAATTTAAATGAAGTTTTTTTTGTAGATTTAACACTATTAGTTTTTGCACTGTTGTTTTTTGTTTTTACAAAAACTTCAAAGAAAATACCTTTCTTTTATAAATATGATGGAGATAGATATGAAAATCAATAA
- a CDS encoding TonB-dependent receptor domain-containing protein: MRRSILLSAVAALSISTINAQADQLAQVDVWETEVVSSSINLGKESIATKQADHLSDLLRDIPGVDVGGTHSINNRINIRGLQDDDLDITIDGAKVQNANMFHHIGNMLINPDILKKANIQVGTNSVINGSLGGSVAFETKDGREMLEKGKDFGARISSSYNSNKSLSGSITAYGNASEDLNFLVYHNYLDRGNWQYPSGEDTYGIKGKNQNTLLKASYDINDNQSISLSYDKLKDEGDYLPRPNFSSTANTTISGGEVTFPTEYTRNTITLKHKLDLGEKILLDTTVYSNTNELKRHETWVGRSPRPTFSGELKGEVKTLGLNSKAQSNIDVGNTLHTLTYGGIYDKQSSDVTWAGSAYGEKEEAKSSALFIEDAIDFDNGLVLTPGIRFNHYDFDGAYGKIKDNKFTYGLAAEYLISDNLTLLASATTLYKGVEMVDVLDSSRTVSTEVKSLKAETGINKEIGFRYIKDNVLGADNIGLSVKYFRTNIKDTIVTNWANVSGTWYATKANNGDLDLDGVEASFKYELGDFSSLLTYAHSNSNFTATNKSTNYEPGDSLSLNLNYQVTPNINTSWNSIFVKKEKDIGSINGIENKPGYSVHNMAVNYTPETIKNLSVIAGVDNIFNKEFISHASSTGSGRGAFFGDYEAGRNMKLTLSYKF; the protein is encoded by the coding sequence ATGAGAAGAAGTATATTATTAAGTGCCGTTGCAGCTCTAAGCATTTCAACAATTAATGCACAAGCAGATCAATTAGCACAGGTTGATGTTTGGGAAACAGAAGTTGTAAGTTCATCAATTAATTTAGGAAAAGAGTCAATTGCAACAAAACAAGCAGATCACTTAAGTGATTTATTAAGAGATATTCCAGGAGTTGATGTAGGGGGAACTCACTCTATTAATAATAGAATTAATATTAGAGGTTTACAAGATGATGACCTAGATATTACAATTGATGGAGCTAAAGTACAAAATGCAAATATGTTCCACCATATTGGAAATATGTTAATCAATCCAGATATTTTAAAAAAAGCCAATATCCAAGTAGGTACTAACTCTGTAATTAATGGAAGTCTTGGTGGTTCTGTAGCCTTTGAAACAAAAGATGGAAGAGAAATGTTAGAAAAAGGTAAAGACTTTGGAGCAAGAATATCTTCATCTTATAACTCAAACAAAAGCCTTTCTGGTTCAATTACAGCCTATGGAAATGCAAGTGAAGACTTAAATTTCTTAGTTTATCATAACTACTTAGATAGAGGGAACTGGCAATATCCATCAGGAGAAGACACATATGGAATTAAGGGTAAAAACCAAAATACCTTATTAAAAGCTTCTTATGATATTAATGATAATCAGAGCATTTCATTATCTTATGACAAACTAAAAGATGAAGGTGATTATCTACCAAGACCAAACTTTAGCTCAACTGCAAATACAACAATCTCAGGAGGAGAAGTAACTTTCCCAACAGAATATACAAGAAATACAATTACTTTAAAACATAAACTTGATTTAGGGGAAAAGATTTTATTAGATACAACAGTGTATTCAAATACTAATGAATTAAAAAGACATGAAACATGGGTTGGAAGAAGTCCTAGACCTACATTTAGTGGAGAGTTAAAAGGTGAAGTAAAAACTCTTGGATTAAACTCTAAAGCACAATCTAATATAGATGTTGGAAATACTTTACATACACTAACTTATGGTGGTATTTATGATAAACAATCAAGTGATGTAACATGGGCAGGATCAGCATATGGGGAAAAAGAAGAAGCTAAATCATCAGCTTTATTTATTGAAGATGCAATTGATTTTGACAATGGTTTAGTTTTAACACCAGGAATTAGATTTAATCATTATGATTTTGATGGAGCTTATGGAAAAATTAAAGATAATAAATTCACTTATGGTTTAGCAGCTGAATATTTAATAAGTGATAATCTAACATTACTTGCAAGTGCAACAACACTTTACAAAGGTGTTGAAATGGTTGATGTATTAGATTCATCAAGAACAGTAAGTACAGAAGTTAAATCTTTAAAAGCTGAAACAGGGATAAATAAAGAAATAGGATTTAGATATATCAAAGATAATGTATTAGGTGCTGATAATATTGGATTATCTGTAAAATACTTTAGAACAAATATCAAAGATACTATTGTAACTAACTGGGCAAATGTATCTGGAACATGGTATGCAACAAAAGCTAATAATGGTGACTTAGATTTAGATGGGGTTGAAGCTAGTTTTAAATATGAACTAGGAGATTTTAGCTCATTATTAACATATGCTCACTCTAATTCAAATTTTACAGCAACAAACAAATCTACGAACTATGAACCAGGGGATAGCTTAAGTTTAAATCTAAATTATCAAGTTACACCTAATATAAATACATCATGGAACTCTATTTTTGTAAAAAAAGAGAAAGATATAGGAAGTATCAATGGAATTGAAAATAAACCAGGATATTCTGTACATAATATGGCAGTAAACTATACACCAGAAACTATCAAAAACTTATCTGTAATTGCAGGAGTTGATAATATCTTTAATAAAGAGTTTATTTCACATGCCTCATCAACAGGCTCAGGAAGAGGTGCATTCTTCGGGGATTATGAAGCTGGAAGAAATATGAAGTTAACACTATCTTACAAGTTCTAA
- a CDS encoding response regulator yields the protein MTKLMNFAKNDIEVLIVEDETVLAIGMEASLEDLGYEVSGIETTAQRAVNHANDNLPDIVIMDINLKGKDSGIEAAKQIWKKHKIPIVFLTSYSDDVTVKNAMESEPYGYLIKPCRDKDLDIAIKMALHKHNYFFKNKECLIDESIINLSENFKYDKAKRILFHNNKHVKLTGNEVKFFDILSEKPEESVSFDRILSFIYRDEYSDIGKLRTLVYRLRAKLEEELFENIYEFGYRLKLA from the coding sequence ATGACAAAATTAATGAATTTTGCAAAAAATGATATAGAAGTCTTAATTGTAGAAGATGAAACAGTATTGGCAATTGGTATGGAAGCTTCTTTAGAAGACTTAGGTTATGAAGTATCTGGAATAGAAACAACAGCACAAAGAGCAGTAAATCATGCTAATGATAACTTACCTGATATTGTAATAATGGATATTAATTTAAAAGGCAAAGATTCTGGAATAGAAGCTGCAAAACAAATATGGAAGAAACATAAAATACCTATAGTATTTCTGACTTCATATAGTGATGATGTAACTGTAAAAAATGCAATGGAGAGTGAACCTTACGGATATTTGATTAAACCTTGTCGTGATAAGGATTTGGACATTGCTATAAAAATGGCTTTACATAAACATAACTATTTTTTTAAAAACAAAGAGTGTTTAATAGATGAATCAATAATTAATTTAAGTGAGAACTTCAAATATGATAAAGCAAAAAGAATACTATTTCATAATAATAAACATGTAAAACTAACAGGGAATGAAGTTAAATTTTTTGATATTCTAAGTGAAAAACCAGAAGAGTCTGTGAGTTTTGATAGGATTCTTAGTTTTATTTATAGAGATGAATACTCTGATATTGGAAAATTAAGAACCTTAGTATATAGGTTAAGAGCAAAATTGGAAGAAGAACTATTTGAGAATATTTATGAATTTGGTTATAGGTTAAAACTTGCCTAG